In Haliscomenobacter hydrossis DSM 1100, the DNA window CTTGTGGAAAATCTATCCGTTGTAAGGGACTTTAAGCTCCCTTTAGGCCAAACTTTGGTCTTGGATCAGGATCTACTGATCTTCAGCCGCGGCGATGTAAACATTGATGGAGATATTGTAGGGAAAGCCATTTCACAAAGCAACGCCTCCGGCCAAAACCTGATCATTTGCGCCGAAGGCACCATTGTCCTGAATGGCACCATTCAGTTGAGTAATGGAGGTGATGGCCAGTTGCGCTTGCAACATCCGTTCAGCAAGCTCGAATACGACCATAGTTCCTGGAGTACAATTGGTTCCGCCGCTTTGAGCATTTACCCTCAACTGCTCATACAACATCATGCAACCCGCAATTTGGAATTACAGCTTACTGGTGGTGCCGGAGGTAGCCTGCTGCTGCAGGCCAAACGTATCGTCATCAATGGTCAAATAAAAGTGGGCAATGGCGGAAATGGTATTGCGGGAGCCAGGGGTGGCCAGGGTGGTGACCTGATCGCCTTTTTTGAACAATTGGATCTCGGGTATAATCCACCCACCTTTGATGCCGGTGATGGTGGTCATGGCGGCGACGCGTTGGAATGGCTCAATTGTGATGGTGGTCAGGGTGGACAGGGCGGAGAAGCGCTGTTCTTTGTATGCGCTAATGGCGACAATGGGTCCAATGGTAGCAGCGCCCCTACTACTCCGGGAGGAGATGGTTTGGCGGGTTACCCGGGTGGCAATAACACCGATGTAGCTTGTAGCGGAGGAAATGGCGGAAATGGCGGAAACGGTGGCATCAATATGACAAACGGCAACGGTCGCCGAGGTGGTGCTGGCGGTGCTGGTGGAAATGGCGGATTAGCCATTAATATGACCCCTGGCGGAGCTGCACTGGGCGGCAACGGAGGAAACGGAAGCAACGGAGGCCTGGGCGGAAACGCGGTAGGCATTAACGATAACGGCGGTAGAGGAGGGCACGGTGGAAACGGCGGTGCTGGTGGCGCAGCTTACGGTGGTGACGGTACCAATGGAGGCAGTTGTACTACCGTCAATGGTGGCAATGCTACCGGTGGTGCTGGTGGCGACGGAGGAGATGGAGGAGATGGAGGGTTTGGTGGTGCCAATGGAGTTGGCGGTAATGGCGGAAATGGTGGCGACCGAGGCCCCGGAGGTGATGCCTTTGGGGGCGATGCTGGTTATTGTACTGCGGTAGCCTGTACAACGCCAAGCGGAGGGCTGGGTACTGGTGGAGCTCGGGGTGCACGCGGTACAGGAGGCATGGGAGGTTCGGCAGGAACACCGGGCGCTCATGGAAGTGCTGGTGGAAACAATCCCAACGGGACAGGTACAGCTGGTGCCGATGGACTGTGTATTTTGCCCATCGAATTGAGCGCTTTTGAAGCCAGTATCAAGGACAATGGCGTACTCATCTCCTGGGCTACGGCCTCAGAACTCAACAACGATTACATGGCCCTCGAACGCAGTGCCAATGGTCTAGATTTTTTAGAAATCACCAGCGTGAAAGGTAAAGGCACGACAGAAGAGGCTCAAGCATACCGCTATTTTGATGCTACGCCCTTGCTTGGCATCAATTATTATCGGCTGCGACAAGTCGATTTTAACGGCACAGTAGACTACTCTAAAGTTATTGCCATCACGATGGACAAGGGAGAGCTACTTTCTATTTTCCCCAATCCAGCCAAAGATCGTGTATACATTCAGACACCCCTGACTTTGGTTCCCCAACAAGTTTATTTAATGGATGCGATGGGTCGAAGAGTTGGGCTGAACTTACAGGGAACCCCGGGTTGGTACGAGATAGCCTTGCCCACTGAATTGCCAGCAGGTCACTACTGGCTGAGGTTGCAAGAAGGGGTTAAAGTCCACCGATTGATGGTGCTGAAAGAATAAAAAATGTTCCTTTTCAGGTTTTTTCTTAAATAAACGTCAAAGCTTAAATAGCAAATACTATTTTTTCAAGCGCGGCTCGTTAAAGAAAAACAAACCAAAGGAATATGTACCATTCCCGTAGAAAATTCATCCACCATGCCGGAAAACTGGTCATCGGTGCAGGAATACTAGGCAGTTTACCCCTCGAACTGATCGCAGCGCAACGTCGCTACATCAGTCCCAACGACCGTATTGGCGTGGGGGTAATCGGCTGCAATGGCATGGGATTTAGCGATTTGCAATCTTTTCTCAAAAATAGTGCGTGTTTTTGTGCGGCCTTATGCGACGTAGACAGCAATGTGCTCAATCGCCGCAAGTTGGATTTGGAAAAAGCGGGGTTGACCGCCCCCAAATTGTACAAAAATTATCAGGATTTATTGGCCGATCAAGCAGTAGATATCGTCATCATTGGCACCCCGGATCACTGGCATTGCCTGCAATTTTTAGACGCACTTTCCGCAGGAAAAGATGTCTATATCGAAAAACCCATTGGCAATTCCATTGCCGAAATACGTGCGATGGAACTGGCTTCCGCCCGCTCGGGTCGAGTGGTACAGGTTGGGCAATGGCAGCGCAGTTTACCCCATTTGGAAGATGCTCATCAATACATGCGATCTGGAAAATTGGGGCGTATTCGTACCGTCAAAGCATGGGCTTACATCGACTGGGTATCGGCTGTTCCCAAAGCACCAGACGGCCCCGTACCCGCCGGGGTTGATTATGATCTTTGGTTGGGACCTGCTCCCAAACGCCCTTTTAATCCCAATCGATTTCACTTCAATTTTCGTTGGTATTGGGATTATGCAGGTGGATTGATGACCGACTGGGGGGTGCATTTGATCGACACTGTGTTGCAATTCATGGAACCCGAAATGCCCCAAAGCATCATGGCGTCAGGCGGGAAAATGGCTTTTCTGAACGATGCGCAAGAAACCCCTGATACCTTAACCGCTGTATACAATTTCAGGGATTTCAACCTGATTTGGGAACATACCCTCGGCATTGGAATTGGCAACTTCAACCGGCCACAAGGGGTAGCTTTTTTGGGTGAAAACGGCACCATGGTCATCAGTAGAGCAGATTGGGAAGTCATTCCCCACCATAAAAACATTGAGGCTGTTCCCTCCCAAAAATCCCAGGGCGCTTCTGGCCTGGATTTACACGTACAAAATTTTCTGGAAGCGGTTGCGGTAAAAGAACCCGAGGCGGCCAAAGCGAGCATTGGCATCGGTGCCAGAGTAGGTATCGTCAGCCAAATGGGCAACATCGCTTATCGCAGTGGACAAGCCCTACATTGGGATGCCGAAAAAGGAAAATTTAAAGAGAAGGAGGCGAATGGCTATTTGAGGCGGGAGTATTATAATGGATATAAATTATTGAGTGAAAAGTGAAAAGTGAATAATAAATGCTTTTCACTTTTCACTTTTCACTTTCAAGCTGCATTCTGCTGTAAGAAATAACTAGCATCACGTACCGTATCAATTTTAGCAGCTTGTTCCTGATTGAGGAATACGCCAAATTGAGATTCCAATTTGGCAATCAATAAGTCTTTGTCAACCGAGTCGAGATACAAATCGTCAACGAGGTCAGTGTGGGGGTTGATGCGCGAGGAGGGGATGTTGAGTTCCCAGGCTATCAGTTCGATGATGCGGTCCTCGGCGGTCCATTTACTCTTTTTAGCCATTACCACGGTTTCTCAGTTTAGGTGATGAAATATTTGGGTTAAGAGGATCTTCTGTAAGACAATGAATAAGCGGTTCCGGTTTCCTTTTAGGATGCGATAAGACTAGAAGTCCTAACATATTTTGGTACCGAAATCCACTAAAGAACGATTCCCACGTGCGATAGGTTGCCTAAGTGTGACAATATTTTTGACAAACCGGAATGAATTGACGCTAAAGCGCCTTGAATTGACGATAAAGCGCCTTGAATTGTAAATGGAATTTTCAAAAACCTTTACTGCCGCATGCGGCGGATTTTTTCACCACAGATTCACACAGATGTTCACAGATTTTATGGACATGACAAAAAATCTGTGCGAATCTGTGCGAATCTGTGCGAATCTGTGTGAATCTGTGGTGAATTATGCTAAATTCTCAAAAACCCCGATAAGGTTCATCGGGAAAACGGATCAGCTGTTTTTTGCCTTGTTCCAATTCCAGCCAATGGCAGAACAAGATGCCAATCCCCGCCGCACCTTGCATGTAGCCACTCTGGGCGGTGGTGACCTCAGGGTGAGTACGATTTTCGGCCTGGATCCAGCGCAAACCATGCGCATCTGCAGTTGCACGTTTTAGGAGGTCCAGGGTGTGCAGCCAGGCGTATGCTTTGTACTTTTTTTTGCCTTCCATCCGGTACAAAGTCAGAAAGAATTCGGCTACGCCGGCATTGCCACAACACTG includes these proteins:
- a CDS encoding Gfo/Idh/MocA family protein; this encodes MYHSRRKFIHHAGKLVIGAGILGSLPLELIAAQRRYISPNDRIGVGVIGCNGMGFSDLQSFLKNSACFCAALCDVDSNVLNRRKLDLEKAGLTAPKLYKNYQDLLADQAVDIVIIGTPDHWHCLQFLDALSAGKDVYIEKPIGNSIAEIRAMELASARSGRVVQVGQWQRSLPHLEDAHQYMRSGKLGRIRTVKAWAYIDWVSAVPKAPDGPVPAGVDYDLWLGPAPKRPFNPNRFHFNFRWYWDYAGGLMTDWGVHLIDTVLQFMEPEMPQSIMASGGKMAFLNDAQETPDTLTAVYNFRDFNLIWEHTLGIGIGNFNRPQGVAFLGENGTMVISRADWEVIPHHKNIEAVPSQKSQGASGLDLHVQNFLEAVAVKEPEAAKASIGIGARVGIVSQMGNIAYRSGQALHWDAEKGKFKEKEANGYLRREYYNGYKLLSEK
- a CDS encoding acyl carrier protein, with the protein product MAKKSKWTAEDRIIELIAWELNIPSSRINPHTDLVDDLYLDSVDKDLLIAKLESQFGVFLNQEQAAKIDTVRDASYFLQQNAA
- a CDS encoding T9SS type A sorting domain-containing protein produces the protein MRKLLTISLQAIAAFAHLTFLIELSSSVQAQNPDVHVSTLLNHFRVADEHRCKPAFLIGQAAQQTMQQARLMKLADPQLVENLSVVRDFKLPLGQTLVLDQDLLIFSRGDVNIDGDIVGKAISQSNASGQNLIICAEGTIVLNGTIQLSNGGDGQLRLQHPFSKLEYDHSSWSTIGSAALSIYPQLLIQHHATRNLELQLTGGAGGSLLLQAKRIVINGQIKVGNGGNGIAGARGGQGGDLIAFFEQLDLGYNPPTFDAGDGGHGGDALEWLNCDGGQGGQGGEALFFVCANGDNGSNGSSAPTTPGGDGLAGYPGGNNTDVACSGGNGGNGGNGGINMTNGNGRRGGAGGAGGNGGLAINMTPGGAALGGNGGNGSNGGLGGNAVGINDNGGRGGHGGNGGAGGAAYGGDGTNGGSCTTVNGGNATGGAGGDGGDGGDGGFGGANGVGGNGGNGGDRGPGGDAFGGDAGYCTAVACTTPSGGLGTGGARGARGTGGMGGSAGTPGAHGSAGGNNPNGTGTAGADGLCILPIELSAFEASIKDNGVLISWATASELNNDYMALERSANGLDFLEITSVKGKGTTEEAQAYRYFDATPLLGINYYRLRQVDFNGTVDYSKVIAITMDKGELLSIFPNPAKDRVYIQTPLTLVPQQVYLMDAMGRRVGLNLQGTPGWYEIALPTELPAGHYWLRLQEGVKVHRLMVLKE